A portion of the Bacteroides faecium genome contains these proteins:
- the ribH gene encoding 6,7-dimethyl-8-ribityllumazine synthase: protein MATAYHNLSEYDFNSVPNAEDMKFGIVVSEWNFNITGALLKGAVETLKKHGAKEENILVKTVPGSFELTFGANQMMENCDIDAIIAIGCVIKGDTPHFDYVCMGATQGITELNATGDIPVIYGLITTNTMEQAEDRAGGKLGNKGDECAISAIKMIDFVWSLNK from the coding sequence ATGGCAACAGCTTATCATAATTTATCCGAATATGATTTCAACTCCGTTCCGAACGCTGAAGATATGAAATTCGGTATCGTCGTATCCGAATGGAATTTCAATATTACAGGTGCTTTGCTGAAAGGCGCAGTCGAAACATTGAAAAAACACGGAGCTAAAGAAGAAAACATTTTAGTGAAAACTGTTCCGGGAAGTTTTGAACTTACTTTCGGTGCCAACCAAATGATGGAAAATTGCGATATCGATGCAATTATTGCAATCGGTTGCGTAATTAAGGGAGATACTCCACATTTTGATTATGTTTGTATGGGAGCCACTCAAGGAATTACCGAATTAAACGCAACTGGCGATATACCAGTTATTTACGGATTAATTACCACTAATACCATGGAGCAAGCAGAGGATCGTGCCGGTGGCAAGCTGGGTAACAAAGGAGACGAATGTGCAATTTCTGCAATAAAAATGATTGATTTTGTTTGGAGTTTAAATAAATAG
- a CDS encoding histidinol-phosphatase, whose amino-acid sequence MRTNYHTHTTRCHHATGSDEEFVLSAIKGGYQELGFSDHTPWKYNTNYVSDIRMTPEELPEYVESLRSLREKYKEQISLKIGLECEYFPDYLHWLKEVIKEYQLDYIIFGNHHFHTDEKFPYFGRHTDTVDMLELYEESAIEGMESGLFAYLAHPDLFMRSYPRFDRHCKLVSRHICRTAARLNLPLEYNLGYEDYNEDHGIITIPHPDFWEIAAHEGCTAIIGVDAHNNQYLETPFYYDRAGETLKKLGIKVTDTIPFLTGK is encoded by the coding sequence ATGAGGACGAATTATCACACCCATACCACCCGCTGCCATCATGCGACAGGGAGTGACGAAGAATTTGTTTTAAGCGCTATCAAAGGCGGTTATCAAGAATTAGGATTCTCTGACCATACTCCGTGGAAATACAATACCAATTATGTATCCGACATCCGCATGACTCCCGAAGAACTGCCGGAGTATGTAGAAAGTCTCCGTTCGTTACGGGAAAAGTACAAAGAACAAATCAGCCTGAAAATAGGACTGGAATGTGAATATTTCCCGGATTACCTGCACTGGTTGAAAGAAGTCATCAAGGAATATCAATTGGATTACATCATCTTCGGAAATCACCATTTTCATACAGACGAGAAGTTTCCTTATTTCGGCCGGCATACAGATACGGTGGATATGCTCGAACTTTATGAAGAGAGCGCCATTGAAGGGATGGAAAGCGGATTATTCGCTTACCTGGCACACCCTGATTTATTCATGCGTTCCTATCCCCGATTCGACCGTCACTGCAAATTAGTCAGCAGACACATCTGCCGGACAGCGGCACGGTTAAACCTGCCGTTGGAGTATAACCTCGGCTACGAAGACTACAATGAGGATCACGGAATTATAACGATTCCTCACCCCGACTTTTGGGAAATAGCTGCTCACGAAGGCTGTACTGCCATTATCGGAGTGGATGCACATAATAATCAGTATCTGGAAACACCATTCTATTATGACCGTGCAGGCGAAACACTCAAGAAGTTGGGAATAAAGGTAACAGACACGATACCTTTCCTCACCGGAAAATGA
- a CDS encoding Gfo/Idh/MocA family protein has translation MKDSLTQTHVLRLALPPIPTVHIGIIGLGNRGLLTLQRYLQIEGVEIKALCEIREGNLHKAQQLLKEANRPDAIGYTGTDGWKKMCESDGLDLVFICTDWLMHTPMATFAMECNKHVAIEVPAAMSVEECWKLVDTAEKTRRHCIMLENCCYDPFALTTLNMARRGILGEIMHVEGAYIHDLRSMYFAEESEGGYHNHWGKKYSIEHTGNPYPTHGLGPACQILDIHRSDRMEYLVSMSTHQAGMTEYARRMFGEYSPEACQKYQLGDVNTTLIHTIKGKTIMLQYDVSTPRPYSRLQTVCGTLGFAQKYPVPCIALDPNGDTPLTGERLEKTLARYKHPFSATIGEEAHRKGLPNEMNYVMDYRLIYCLRNGLPLDMDVYDAAEWSCITELSEKSVLNKSMAIEIPDFTRGAWKIK, from the coding sequence ATGAAAGATTCTCTGACACAAACTCACGTACTCCGGTTAGCGCTCCCCCCTATCCCAACCGTTCATATCGGAATCATAGGATTGGGCAACCGGGGATTGCTCACCCTGCAACGTTATCTCCAAATAGAAGGTGTAGAGATCAAGGCTCTCTGCGAAATCAGGGAAGGTAACCTTCACAAAGCCCAGCAGCTATTAAAAGAAGCAAATCGCCCTGACGCCATCGGATACACCGGGACAGACGGCTGGAAAAAGATGTGCGAGTCGGACGGGCTGGATTTAGTTTTCATCTGCACTGATTGGCTGATGCATACACCGATGGCTACCTTTGCCATGGAATGCAACAAACACGTAGCTATCGAAGTTCCGGCAGCCATGAGCGTAGAAGAATGTTGGAAACTGGTCGATACGGCAGAGAAAACACGACGTCACTGCATCATGTTAGAGAACTGCTGCTACGATCCTTTCGCACTGACTACTCTCAATATGGCCCGCCGAGGAATACTCGGAGAGATTATGCACGTAGAAGGAGCCTATATCCATGACCTTCGTTCGATGTATTTTGCCGAGGAAAGCGAAGGCGGCTATCACAACCACTGGGGAAAGAAGTACAGCATTGAACATACCGGCAATCCCTACCCCACTCATGGTCTGGGCCCCGCCTGCCAGATTCTCGACATTCATCGTAGCGACCGGATGGAATATCTTGTTTCTATGTCTACCCATCAGGCAGGAATGACCGAATATGCCCGCCGGATGTTTGGTGAGTACTCACCGGAAGCCTGCCAGAAATATCAACTGGGAGATGTCAATACGACTCTTATCCATACAATCAAGGGAAAAACAATCATGCTTCAATATGATGTATCTACCCCACGTCCTTACAGCCGCCTGCAAACAGTATGCGGAACACTGGGCTTTGCACAAAAATATCCGGTTCCATGTATAGCACTGGATCCGAACGGTGATACACCACTCACAGGGGAAAGACTGGAGAAAACACTGGCACGCTACAAACACCCTTTCAGCGCGACTATCGGTGAAGAAGCGCACCGTAAAGGATTACCTAACGAAATGAACTATGTAATGGATTATCGCCTTATTTATTGCCTGCGCAACGGGCTTCCACTGGATATGGACGTATATGACGCAGCCGAATGGTCGTGTATCACAGAACTAAGCGAGAAATCAGTATTAAACAAAAGCATGGCGATAGAAATACCAGACTTTACTCGGGGAGCGTGGAAAATAAAATAA
- the recF gene encoding DNA replication/repair protein RecF (All proteins in this family for which functions are known are DNA-binding proteins that assist the filamentation of RecA onto DNA for the initiation of recombination or recombinational repair.), translating into MILKRISILNYKNLEEVELGFSAKLNCFFGQNGMGKTNLLDAVYFLSFCKSSGNPIDSQNIRHEQDFFVIQGFYEAEDGTPEEIYCGMKRRSKKQFKRNKKEYSRFSDHIGFLPLVMVSPADSELIAGGSDERRRFMDVVISQYDKEYLDALIRYNKALTQRNTLLKSEFPVEEELFLVWEEMMAQAGEVVFRKREAFIKEFIPIFQSFYSFISQDKEQVGLSYESHARDASLMEVLKQSRERDKIMGFSLRGIHKDELNMMLGEFPIKKEGSQGQNKTYLVALKLAQFDFLKRTGRTVPLLLLDDIFDKLDASRVEQIVKLVAGDNFGQIFITDTNREHLDRILHKVGSDFKIFRVEAGVIHEMEAE; encoded by the coding sequence ATGATACTGAAACGAATATCCATATTAAACTATAAGAATCTGGAAGAGGTGGAGCTGGGATTCTCCGCCAAGCTGAATTGTTTTTTCGGGCAGAATGGGATGGGAAAGACGAATCTGCTGGATGCAGTGTATTTTTTGTCTTTCTGCAAAAGTTCCGGCAATCCGATTGATTCACAGAATATTCGTCATGAGCAGGACTTCTTCGTTATCCAGGGCTTTTATGAAGCCGAGGACGGGACTCCCGAGGAAATATATTGCGGGATGAAACGTCGTTCGAAGAAGCAGTTTAAGCGTAACAAGAAGGAGTATAGCCGTTTTTCCGACCACATCGGTTTTTTGCCTTTGGTCATGGTGTCGCCTGCCGACTCTGAATTGATAGCCGGGGGAAGTGATGAACGGCGCCGGTTTATGGATGTCGTGATTTCGCAGTATGATAAGGAGTATCTGGATGCGCTGATACGGTATAACAAAGCATTGACACAGCGCAACACTTTATTGAAGAGTGAGTTTCCTGTGGAAGAAGAATTGTTTCTGGTATGGGAAGAAATGATGGCGCAGGCCGGTGAAGTAGTATTCAGAAAGCGTGAAGCGTTCATCAAGGAGTTTATTCCTATCTTCCAGTCTTTTTATTCTTTCATTTCACAGGATAAGGAACAGGTCGGATTGTCTTATGAGTCTCATGCACGGGATGCTTCTTTGATGGAAGTTCTGAAGCAAAGCAGGGAACGGGACAAGATTATGGGATTCTCCCTGCGGGGAATTCATAAGGATGAACTGAATATGATGTTGGGCGAGTTTCCGATAAAGAAGGAAGGGTCGCAGGGACAGAATAAAACGTATTTGGTGGCATTGAAATTGGCACAGTTCGACTTCCTGAAACGTACCGGAAGGACTGTTCCTTTATTATTGTTGGATGACATTTTCGATAAACTGGACGCTTCGCGTGTGGAACAGATTGTTAAATTGGTTGCGGGAGATAACTTCGGGCAGATATTTATAACGGATACGAACCGGGAACATTTGGATCGCATCCTGCATAAGGTAGGCAGTGATTTTAAGATTTTCCGTGTGGAAGCAGGAGTGATTCATGAAATGGAAGCTGAATAA
- a CDS encoding tetratricopeptide repeat protein — translation MAEQKNQNEHLNVEDALTQSEAFLIKYKNAIIGGVVAVIIIVAGFIMYKNLYAEPREEKAQAALFKGQEYFEQDAFEQALNGDSIGFAGFLKVADDYSGTKAANLAKAYAGICYAQLGKYEEAVKMLDSFNGNDQMVAPAILGAAGNCYAQLGQLDKAASTLLSAADKADNNTLSPIFLVQAGEILVKQSKFDDAIKAYTKIKDKYFQSYQAMDIDKYIEQAKLMKK, via the coding sequence ATGGCAGAACAAAAGAATCAGAACGAACATCTGAACGTAGAAGATGCACTGACACAATCGGAAGCATTTCTTATCAAGTACAAAAACGCAATCATCGGCGGTGTTGTTGCTGTGATTATTATTGTAGCAGGTTTTATCATGTATAAGAACCTCTATGCTGAACCACGTGAAGAAAAAGCACAGGCAGCTCTTTTCAAAGGACAGGAATACTTTGAACAGGATGCTTTCGAGCAAGCACTGAACGGTGACAGCATCGGTTTTGCAGGTTTTCTGAAAGTAGCAGATGACTACAGCGGAACAAAAGCCGCTAATTTAGCGAAAGCTTATGCAGGTATTTGCTATGCACAACTCGGCAAATACGAAGAAGCAGTGAAGATGCTGGATAGTTTCAACGGAAACGACCAAATGGTTGCTCCGGCAATTTTGGGTGCTGCCGGTAACTGCTACGCACAACTCGGCCAATTGGATAAAGCAGCTTCTACTTTGCTCTCGGCAGCAGACAAAGCTGATAACAACACATTGAGCCCGATCTTCCTGGTACAAGCCGGAGAAATCCTGGTGAAACAAAGTAAATTTGACGACGCTATAAAAGCTTATACTAAGATCAAGGACAAATACTTCCAATCTTACCAAGCTATGGACATCGACAAATATATCGAGCAGGCTAAGTTGATGAAGAAATAA
- a CDS encoding DUF721 domain-containing protein gives MKRNDAEQIGKLIQQFLRQESLESPLNEQRLLDAWPKILGPAAAYTNNLYIRNQTLYVHLTSAALRQELMMGREMLVRALNEKVGATVITNIIFR, from the coding sequence ATGAAACGTAACGATGCAGAACAAATAGGAAAACTGATTCAGCAGTTTCTTCGTCAGGAGAGTTTGGAATCTCCGCTGAACGAACAAAGGTTGCTGGATGCCTGGCCCAAAATCCTGGGGCCTGCTGCGGCTTATACCAACAATCTTTATATTCGTAACCAGACTTTATATGTGCATCTCACTTCCGCAGCTCTTCGTCAGGAACTGATGATGGGACGCGAAATGTTGGTGCGTGCGCTTAATGAGAAAGTAGGGGCTACGGTTATTACAAATATCATTTTCCGGTGA
- a CDS encoding 5-formyltetrahydrofolate cyclo-ligase, with protein MRKLQSAKVLAALEAHPAFRAANTILLYHSLKDEVDTHAFIRKWSNKKRILLPVVVGDELELRIYSSPEDMATGSYGIEEPTGEVFTDYAAIEFIAVPGVAFDAKGNRLGRGKGYYDRLLPRIPSAYKAGICFPFQLVEKVPADSYDVRMDIIITSNEDELSHPYHPLPSCDRE; from the coding sequence ATGCGGAAGTTGCAATCAGCTAAAGTACTTGCCGCCCTCGAAGCCCACCCGGCTTTCAGGGCGGCAAATACTATATTGCTCTATCATTCGCTGAAAGACGAAGTAGACACGCACGCGTTTATCCGGAAATGGAGTAATAAAAAGCGGATTCTGCTTCCGGTAGTCGTAGGCGATGAGTTGGAATTACGTATATATAGTAGTCCCGAAGACATGGCAACCGGCAGTTATGGAATAGAAGAACCTACCGGAGAAGTATTCACAGACTATGCGGCTATAGAATTTATTGCCGTTCCCGGAGTTGCTTTTGATGCCAAAGGTAACCGGTTGGGACGGGGAAAGGGATATTATGACCGCCTTCTACCACGTATTCCGTCAGCCTATAAAGCAGGCATTTGTTTTCCGTTTCAATTAGTAGAAAAAGTTCCTGCGGATTCATACGATGTACGCATGGACATAATCATAACAAGTAATGAGGACGAATTATCACACCCATACCACCCGCTGCCATCATGCGACAGGGAGTGA
- a CDS encoding M60 family metallopeptidase — protein MVNYYIKKCLLVLLVFVPLGLAFSCSSDEEVLVVDLSVNKEIVDFSSEAGIQNITVSTNASIWEAKADKSWCTLSVAGKILKISVDESEERLVREATVTIKAEGQMRTIKVRQLGYEAAILIDKNVFEVEVIGKEITFDVTANVEVSAGFPDWISEKVKSRAPEMVTSTHTYVVKSSTLDEKREGAIVFTEVLPAGAPEESVPVSASVQISQHGLNEYNGGAGEDIEGDIKVKVVSGTDSSHQGEDGIEKSFDGDYTTLYHSNWLNGGTNYFPITLTYNFAEASDVDYLIYYPRSTGYNGHFKEVEIQYSEDGNTFTKLLDKDFEGSATATRVAFNNTVRAISIRFIVKSGAGDGQGFASCAEMEFYTKNLNAFDYSTLFEDETCSNLKAGVTEADIENCNYPFFKNLAYYMFKGKYDRNFRVADYKAFPHPDIQSETHKTNPYSLLDNPTGISVGAGETLVVMVGDTYGQSIGMKVQNLDAPGSDGFGGVTYPLYRGINKLTMTGKGLVYVMYHTKSLEEAERAQPVNIHFASGTVNGYFDSQNEDHRGRWSELLGKATDKYFDVIGKYAHLTFETNDFRKYAATNGDELIDLYDKIAYSEMQLLGLEKYDRVFKNRIYLNVMYQSFMYATAYHTAYNQTTMGDVCDPDVLKTTGCWGPAHEIGHCNQTRPGVKWIGLTEVTNNIMSEYIQTTVFGQPSRIQTEDMGAVYRNRYSKAWNGIIVPKASHANFTNIDDSDDVFCKLVPFWQLELYFGKVLGRTPLQQSDYGGFYPEVFEYARTKNYGGMSEGEIQLDFVYNCCVAARINLLDFFEKWGFLTPVDRSIEDYETKTLKITEEMVSKLKEKVESLGYEKLQDVALEYISDNTWELYRNRPQVVPGENATRNGNTITIRNWQNVVAYEVENQSGKLVFISSGETTPSATDVFTLSGDWKDGHKLYAVSVTGKRTEVPMVN, from the coding sequence ATGGTAAATTATTATATAAAAAAATGCTTGTTGGTTCTCCTTGTATTTGTACCATTGGGTTTGGCTTTTTCTTGCTCAAGCGATGAGGAAGTATTGGTGGTCGATTTATCCGTAAATAAGGAGATTGTGGATTTTAGCAGTGAAGCGGGAATACAAAATATAACGGTTTCAACCAATGCTTCAATTTGGGAAGCGAAGGCGGATAAAAGTTGGTGTACTCTTTCCGTTGCGGGGAAGATCTTGAAGATTTCTGTCGATGAAAGTGAGGAACGGCTGGTACGTGAAGCCACTGTAACAATTAAGGCAGAAGGGCAAATGCGGACAATCAAGGTTCGGCAGTTAGGATATGAAGCTGCTATATTGATTGATAAGAATGTTTTTGAGGTGGAGGTTATTGGAAAAGAGATAACTTTTGATGTTACTGCGAATGTAGAAGTGAGTGCCGGCTTCCCTGATTGGATCTCGGAGAAAGTAAAATCCCGTGCACCGGAGATGGTAACATCGACTCATACTTATGTGGTGAAAAGCAGTACATTGGATGAAAAGCGGGAAGGCGCCATAGTCTTTACTGAAGTTTTGCCGGCAGGTGCCCCGGAAGAAAGTGTGCCGGTTTCTGCTTCGGTCCAGATTTCACAGCATGGACTGAATGAATACAATGGAGGAGCAGGAGAGGATATTGAAGGAGATATTAAAGTGAAGGTAGTGAGTGGGACTGATTCTTCTCACCAGGGTGAGGATGGTATTGAGAAATCTTTTGATGGTGATTATACAACACTGTATCATTCGAACTGGTTAAATGGCGGAACAAATTATTTTCCTATTACGCTGACTTATAATTTTGCGGAAGCGTCTGATGTGGATTATCTGATTTATTATCCCCGTTCTACAGGATATAATGGCCATTTCAAAGAGGTGGAAATCCAGTACTCGGAAGATGGAAATACATTTACGAAGTTACTTGATAAGGATTTTGAAGGCTCTGCAACAGCTACCAGGGTAGCTTTTAATAATACGGTTCGTGCCATTTCTATTCGTTTTATCGTAAAGAGCGGAGCAGGAGATGGTCAGGGATTTGCTTCTTGTGCTGAGATGGAGTTTTATACCAAAAATCTGAATGCGTTTGATTATTCTACTCTTTTTGAAGACGAGACATGCAGCAACCTGAAAGCGGGAGTCACAGAAGCAGACATCGAGAACTGTAACTATCCTTTCTTTAAGAATCTGGCTTATTATATGTTCAAAGGAAAGTATGACAGGAACTTCCGTGTGGCAGATTACAAAGCGTTTCCGCATCCGGATATTCAGTCGGAAACTCACAAGACAAATCCGTATAGCCTTCTTGACAACCCGACAGGAATTTCGGTAGGAGCAGGTGAAACGTTGGTAGTGATGGTGGGTGATACATACGGACAGAGTATAGGGATGAAGGTGCAGAATTTGGACGCACCGGGAAGTGATGGTTTCGGAGGAGTTACCTATCCGTTGTATCGCGGTATTAATAAACTGACGATGACAGGAAAAGGATTGGTATATGTAATGTATCATACTAAAAGTCTGGAAGAAGCAGAAAGAGCACAACCTGTTAATATTCATTTTGCTTCGGGCACAGTGAATGGTTATTTTGATTCGCAGAATGAGGATCACCGAGGGCGTTGGAGTGAATTGTTGGGTAAGGCTACGGATAAATATTTTGATGTGATAGGCAAATATGCGCATCTGACTTTTGAAACCAATGACTTCAGAAAGTATGCTGCCACCAATGGTGATGAATTGATTGACCTTTATGATAAGATTGCTTATAGTGAGATGCAACTTCTCGGATTGGAAAAATATGACAGGGTGTTCAAAAATAGGATATATTTGAATGTCATGTACCAGTCTTTTATGTATGCAACTGCTTATCATACTGCTTATAACCAGACAACAATGGGAGATGTTTGTGACCCGGATGTGCTGAAAACCACCGGTTGTTGGGGACCTGCTCATGAAATAGGGCACTGCAATCAGACACGTCCGGGAGTCAAGTGGATAGGATTGACTGAGGTGACTAACAATATCATGTCCGAATATATACAGACTACTGTTTTCGGGCAGCCTTCACGGATACAGACTGAAGATATGGGAGCGGTATACCGCAATAGGTATTCGAAGGCATGGAACGGTATTATTGTTCCGAAGGCTTCTCATGCTAATTTTACAAATATAGATGATTCGGATGATGTCTTTTGTAAGTTGGTTCCTTTTTGGCAACTGGAACTTTACTTTGGTAAAGTGCTTGGACGGACACCGCTCCAACAGTCGGATTATGGTGGCTTCTATCCCGAAGTTTTCGAATATGCCCGTACGAAGAACTATGGTGGCATGAGTGAAGGAGAAATACAGCTTGATTTTGTGTACAACTGTTGTGTAGCAGCCCGGATAAACTTACTTGATTTTTTTGAAAAGTGGGGATTCTTGACTCCTGTGGATAGGTCGATTGAAGATTATGAAACAAAAACGCTGAAGATTACTGAGGAAATGGTTAGTAAGTTAAAGGAGAAAGTGGAGAGTTTGGGATATGAAAAATTGCAGGATGTAGCTTTAGAATACATTTCAGATAATACATGGGAGTTGTATCGGAATCGCCCTCAGGTAGTACCTGGGGAAAATGCGACCCGGAATGGCAATACCATTACAATCAGAAACTGGCAGAATGTGGTAGCCTATGAAGTGGAGAACCAGTCCGGCAAACTTGTCTTTATCTCTAGTGGTGAGACGACGCCTTCTGCTACCGATGTATTTACACTTTCCGGTGATTGGAAGGACGGGCATAAACTTTATGCTGTATCAGTGACAGGAAAACGGACGGAAGTGCCGATGGTGAATTAA
- a CDS encoding RNA polymerase sigma-70 factor: MEEKELINQMKNGNNIAFATLYDYYWQKVYNFTKLYVTSSDTISEIVQDVFVKFWEARHLLDNNKRVEGFLFIITRNIIFNKARSKVREDMFKMTILRSIENEEPYNQEDQMVAEDLKEYIDQLIAVLPKRQREIFLMSREENMTYREIAARCGIGEKAVERHIYLTLKFLKKNLLLFILFSTLPE, from the coding sequence ATGGAGGAAAAAGAGCTGATTAATCAAATGAAAAATGGCAATAATATTGCCTTTGCTACGTTGTATGATTATTATTGGCAGAAAGTTTATAATTTTACCAAGCTTTATGTAACTTCTTCTGATACAATTTCTGAGATTGTTCAAGATGTTTTTGTGAAATTTTGGGAGGCTCGCCATTTATTGGATAACAATAAAAGAGTGGAAGGCTTCCTGTTTATTATTACCCGGAATATCATTTTTAATAAAGCACGGAGCAAGGTTCGTGAAGATATGTTCAAAATGACGATACTGCGTTCAATAGAGAACGAAGAACCGTATAATCAGGAAGACCAGATGGTGGCAGAAGACCTAAAAGAATATATCGACCAGCTCATTGCTGTATTACCCAAGCGGCAACGCGAAATATTCTTGATGAGCAGAGAGGAAAATATGACTTATCGGGAGATTGCCGCCCGTTGCGGTATTGGTGAAAAAGCCGTGGAACGTCATATCTACCTTACTCTGAAATTCCTGAAAAAGAATCTTCTTCTGTTTATTTTATTTTCCACGCTCCCCGAGTAA
- a CDS encoding discoidin domain-containing protein gives MKKNIFLLVVTLLLTGFAGCSDEDTKPVVPSDVIDLSADTQDKPGYIVLRWVTPDDNTIRYIKVSYYDYLLEQDVVRLASVYADSVLIPDTRKKFGEYEFKIQSYSETGDVGNVQTIRAVSEPAPVQVVFGESKQLVLTVDQLSTNAQEASEGPIANLIDGNTGSYFHTAWSGTVPSSPHWFQIDTKKEITYFKYESVARNGNNIPDDVDIMGSNDGVNFELIENLTKDKNGMLMSTTPYMSPVLGDNSKPYRYIRYSVNHTNTGSVFFSMAEFKLFEVNASVVDPEAE, from the coding sequence ATGAAGAAAAATATATTTTTATTGGTTGTCACCCTACTCTTGACAGGGTTTGCTGGTTGCAGTGACGAAGATACAAAGCCTGTTGTTCCTTCTGATGTGATTGATTTAAGTGCCGATACTCAAGATAAGCCAGGTTATATTGTGCTTCGTTGGGTTACGCCTGATGATAATACGATCAGATATATAAAAGTATCTTATTATGATTATTTATTGGAACAGGATGTGGTGAGGCTGGCCAGTGTTTATGCGGATAGTGTGTTGATTCCGGATACGCGTAAAAAGTTCGGAGAATATGAATTTAAGATCCAGTCTTATAGTGAAACGGGTGATGTGGGAAATGTCCAGACAATCCGGGCTGTTTCGGAACCGGCTCCGGTACAAGTGGTTTTCGGAGAGTCCAAACAATTGGTATTGACCGTGGACCAGTTGTCAACGAATGCTCAGGAAGCTTCGGAAGGACCTATAGCAAATCTTATTGACGGGAATACCGGTTCTTATTTTCATACGGCTTGGAGCGGGACTGTTCCTTCGTCTCCTCACTGGTTCCAGATAGATACAAAAAAAGAAATCACTTACTTTAAGTATGAGTCGGTGGCACGTAATGGAAACAACATCCCTGATGATGTGGATATTATGGGTAGTAATGACGGAGTCAATTTTGAATTGATTGAGAATCTCACAAAGGATAAGAATGGAATGTTGATGAGTACAACTCCATATATGTCTCCTGTTCTGGGGGATAATTCCAAGCCCTATCGTTATATACGCTATTCGGTAAACCATACAAATACAGGTTCTGTCTTTTTCAGTATGGCGGAATTCAAATTATTTGAGGTTAATGCAAGTGTTGTTGATCCGGAGGCTGAATAA